AGGAACTATGTTCCCCGATCTATTCGTTGCTTTTGTTATTGCGTATTTAGGTGTTTCTTCTGGTTTGGCTGTGATTAAGCAGGCGAGAGCAGAAAGAAAAATTGATCAAGCAAATCTCATGACCAAGGCTTAAAGCAGCGTATGGTTATTTCATATTAAATGATAAGGGGGCGATTTTTGTAATCTCCCCCTTATGTTTTATTGATCTTGTTGGGTGAGTTCTAAAGCCCGCTGATAAGCGATTTTCTTTTTAATTCCGGTCAAATCAGCAGCCAATTGTGATGCTGCTTTTACCGATAAATCCTGTAATAGGCGTTTTAACAACGCATCCAGTTTATCTTGTTCCATGTCTTTTTCGGTAGAAGCACCACCAACCACCACCACGATCTCACCTTTTTCTTGGTTGTGATCATTTTCAATCAATGTGACCAATTCTTTTAAGGTCATTTTCTTGATGGTCTCAAAGGTCTTGGTAATTTCACGGGCAAAACCGACAGGGCGGTCTTCACCAAAAACCTGCACCATATCTTGAATACAGGCCAAAATACGATGCGGTGCTTCATAGAAAATCAGGGTTTGAGTTTCATCTTTCAGTTTTTCAAGCTGGCTGATACGTTGCGATGCTTTAGAGGGTAAAAAGCCTTCAAAACTAAAACGGTCACTCGGTAAACCCACTGCACTTAAGGCTGCAATTGCTGCACAAGCACCCGGTACTGGAATCACACGAATACCACGTTCCTGTGCTGCACGAACCAATTTAAAACCCGGGTCACTAATCAGAGGCGTACCGGCATCACTAATGAGGGCAACACTCTCACCATTTAGCATTTTTTGGAGAAGTTGATCAATTTTGTTACTTTCGTTGTGATCATGACACGCTGTGAGTGGAGTTGAGATATTATAGTGCTTGAATAATTGAGCAGATTGACGAGTGTCTTCTGCGGCAACCACTGATACGGATTTTAAAATATCAATTGCACGAAAGGTCATGTCATCTAAGTGCCCAATCGGGGTTGCTACAACAAATAATTGAGCACTCATAAAAGGTAACTCCCTAATGTATTACAAAAAATATTGGCTGCTATTATGTTTGGCAGCATGTATGAGCCCAGTTTATGCGGACGTACTGGTGATTCTACCCGAATCAGGTACGATGGCGCGAGCGGGTCAAAGCATCAAACGTGGTTTCTTGAGTGCTTATACAGCATCTGGCAGTAAAGAAAAAATCATTTTTGTAGATTCTGCCAAAAACAACATCGATACGATTTTTAAGAAAAGGGTCAATAACAAGACTCGACTGATTGTTGGGCCATTGGCACGACCTGAAATTGAAACCGTGATGCAACTGAACCCAGCAATCCCTGTACTTGCATTGAACGATGTAAATAGCCAGACCACCAACGTCTGGCAATTCAGTTTGGCCAAGCAGCATGATGCGGTTGCACTGAATCAACTACTCAAGAAAGATAAAATTAAAAGCTTATTGGTGTTGCGCCAAGCTGGAACTGAATCGGCGACGGAATTGTTTATGATGGCGCTGATGTCTGAATTTGGCTCAGATATTCATGTGGTCAATGAACGTCCTAAAAAACTTGCGCGTAGGGAAGGTTTATTACTCTTGGGCGATCAAACATGGTTAGAACAGTTAGGCCCATTACCTGAAAAAAATATTTATGCTACTGCGTTGAGTATTGAGCAAGACAAAAGTATTCCGATAGGACTCAGTTTTTGTGATACGCCTGCCTTATATAATGGGCAATGGGCAGACCTAGTCGCTGCATATAAAGAACAACCTGAAAACATGGCGTTCCAACGTTTACTAGCCTTTGGTGGTGATGCATGGAGTATTAGTCAGCAGTTTTTGAATAGCCCAGATCGTCATTTTTCCTTTGAAGGTCGAACTGGGGCAATTGATGTGAAAGACGGAAAAGTCTACCGCCAACCTTATTGCTATCAACAGCAGAAAAAAGGCATTCAACTGTTAAAATAAGATTGGGCAGGTATGTCACAACATCGGCAAGATTTAGGGCAATGGGCTGAGCAGGCAGCACTTACGCTTTTGCAATCACAGCAATATGAATGCATAGAACGGAATTATCATTCACGCTATGGTGAAATCGATTTAATCGTAAAGCGGGATAAGCAGTTGGTTTTTGTCGAAGTTAAAGCCCGATCACGGGGGAGTTATGCAGAAGCCTGTGAAGTCATCTCGCTTGCCCAGCAACGTAAAATTATTAAGACTGCACAATGCTTTTTACAGAAATCTCCACATTATGAGGAGTTTGATTGTCGTTTTGATGTGATTTGTTTTGATTTTCCACAGAAAATTGCAAAAACAGTACAACCAGATTTTTCAAAATTGCAGTATGATCAGCAATGGATTGAACATGCATTTACTTTAGATTGATTGATCGGTTTAATGTAAAGCTAAATATTGAAAATTGAACAAATTTGTTTGTAGATAGGGAGTCTTGCCAAGTGTTAAAACGTTTATCGATTACGTTGCTTTGCGCTGCAAGTTTATCGGGATGTGCAAGTTTTATTTCTGGTGGTACAGGCACGTCACCCGTTGGAACGAATAGTGGTGAACGTAGTTTAGGGCAGATTTTTATTGATTCTTCAATCAAACGCACTGCAAATATCAATTTATATAAATTAGATCATCGTTTCAAACAGTCACGTATCAACATTGAAAGTTTTCACAGCAATGTTTTATTGACAGGACAAGTTCCTGATCCATATTTAAAACAACTGGCAGAAGACAATTTACGTTCAATGTCGGATGTGAAGGCCGTACATAACTATATTACGGTAGGTGACAAGGTTGGTTATAACACCATCATGCAAGATGCTACAGTCACAGCAAATACCCGTGGTCTGTTAATGAAAGCACCTGTGGTGTCTGATAGTAAAGTGCTTGTGCATACGGAAAATGGCGTACTTTATGTAATGGGGCGTTTAAATACTGCTGAATCAAGAGATTTAGATGATGTCTTACAAAAAGTTGGAAATGTGACTAAAATTGTGACGCTCATTGACAATGTGGATCAACCTTCAGGTACTGTAGCAAGTTCAACCGCGGCAGCGCCGATGGTCGGAACGGCAACGACACAGCCTTTAGTTGAGACACCTGTTGCAATTGATCCAGATCAGGCGGACCCTGCGACCATTACTCCAACTAATCCTTAATTTATGAAGCAACTTATCCAACAAGTACAAGAAAATGTAATTAAGGCGAAAACTCTTTATCAGGAGTTTCGCCTTTATGATTTTGCCAGTTACTCGATTAATTACCTGACTCCCAAAGATACTTTTGACAAGGAAGAGCATCTTGCTTATGGACTGAAAGCAAGACAGCGTCTGGATCTGTATCGAACCCAAAGCCCGAAGAAGCAACGACCGTTAATCGTGTTTGTGCATGGCGGCTCTTGGCAGCATGGTAATAAAAGAGATTATCTATTTGTTGGAGAAAGTTTTGCACGTGAAGGCTATGATGTTGCAGTGATTAACTATCACCTCGCACCTGAGCATATTTTTCCGACCTTTATTGATGATATCGCTCAAGCGATTCACTACCTCAGCCAGAATCAAGGCAAGTTGAATATCTCTACGGACAATATCATTTTGATGGGGCATTCTGCGGGTGCTTTTAATGTGATGTCAGTGGTGTATTCAGCCTATTCACAAAATTTTAAATACAAAGATAAAATTCGTGCGATTGTTGGGATGGCCGGTCCTTATCATTTTGACTATAAAGGCGATCCATTGGCAGAGCATGCCTTTGATCAGAAGGTGTCATATCAGCAAGTGATGCCTTATTACTTCATCGAACCGAATCAGATTAAGCATTATTTATTGATGGCCGAACAAGATCAGTTGGTGGGTAAGGAAAATAGTTTTGATCTGGATAAGGCGTTAAGAGAAAAGGGCAACCATAGTCATATCGCCGTGATTCCAAAGACTGGGCATATTACCATTGTTGCGACACTGGCTAGTTTAATGAGCCATTATTTTAAAACCAAACGGACGATCCTGCACTTTTTGGATGAAGCCTTAGACTCCTAATCAATAAAAAAGCATCGTTTAAGATGCTTTTTTATTGTCGATCATTTGCATGATCATGTTATGGGCAATACTGCCTTTAAATGGAATTTCTGGGAGTTGATCAAATTTAAAAAACGCCGCTTCGCTGATTTCTTCAAGTTGTAGCTGAATATCACCTGAATCATATTCAGCATGAAAGGCAATCATTAAATTACTTGGAAATGGCCAAGGTTGGCTCGACATATAGCGAATATTTTTGAGTTTCAGTCCAACTTCTTCAAAAGCTTCACGTTGTACCGCTTCTTCTAAAGTTTCACCGACTTCAACAAAACCAGCAATTAACCCATACATATTACTTTTATTATGTGCAGATCTTGCCAATAGAACTTCATCCTGACCTTTGGTAATAATGGTAATGATACATGGCTGTACGCGAGGATACTGATGATAAGCACAGGCAGGACAGACCATGGCATATTCTTTAGGATGGATCTCAGTGGCATGGCCGCAATGGCTGCAAAACTTGTGGTTACGACGCCACTCCAGTAATTGAACAGCACGACTGGCTTGTAGGAAGTCACTGCTAGACCATGACTGAATCAGTTCCCGAATAGGAACCAATTGATAGCCTTCGGGAATGGATTCATTTTCCAGCAGATCACGTGCAATGACATGATCATTGTGATGAATGGGGAGGTCACTTGCTAATTTTTCAACTTGAGGAAGCTGAAGGTTTTGGTCGACTAACAGTTTTTGGTGTTGAAAAATATAAGCAAGTGATAGTTGAGTCATTATGCGGCTATAGTTTGTAATTGTTGACTGTTTGATAATGCCACATCAAACATAGATTGCAATACAGGTTGCTTGTTCTTTAAGTTCTCAACCAGTAAATCTAAACCAGCCACAACATTCAAGATGCAATTAATCTGTTCAGCATCGAAGCTTTGATTTTGAGCCAAACGGTACTGTGCAAAATGAGCTGCACCCAATAATGCAGTTTGTTGTGCAGAACTACCTAAGAATAGGGCTGCACCAGAAAGCTCTTTTAGATACTCAGGCAGGGCTTCCAAACTATGCGCAGCAGGGTCTTGAATATATAGGCTCAGGGTCTGAGTTAAGGTATCAATCAGGGTTTTGGTTTCGGTCAGTAATGCTTTATGTGCTTCATCTAAGCGATCAAGCGAAATCTGCATATTATTGACACGTAACTGTAAGCGGCTTGAGGTGTAATTACGTTCTAGAATGCCGATTGAATTCATTGAAGCCAGAATGCTGTTCATCAGCTGTTGCACCGAAGTCGCATCGGTTAAGGTATTCGGCTGACTTAGTTTTTCCGCTTGCTGAGTTAACTCTCTTGCAGCTTCATTTAAATTCAACACTTTAAACACATTCGAGAGCTGGTGTAGCTTCTGTTGCAACTCTTGAGTTTTTTCAGCCGACATATTTTGATGGTTGTACTCAATCTCATTACGAATTTGAGCCATTTCATCAGTCATCAATTGACTGATGGTGTGTACCGTTTCATAGTCAGGGCCGTATAAATGACGGCTTAACACCTGTAGCTGTGTATCGCTGAGTAATTCATCGCCAATATTGAGTTGTTCACGAATATGGTGTGATACATCATCTTCTTGGCTAATACAGATGCATAGAATGTCTGCAAGATCAGCAATACTATTTTTAAAGCTTGCGGGTTGCAGCAAGAATTTACCAATATTGGTTTCAATTTGAATCAGGGTGCGCAGGCGCGCT
This genomic stretch from Acinetobacter sp. C32I harbors:
- a CDS encoding chemotaxis protein — its product is MSYQTSIHFDPTALLIIKNEIDNSIKLVETAVNTLAEEQALPFGIDDALNQFEQCTQVLALIDMPHLSQITQYSAELMRKIMAQPQQIQTSDVIALSEGTTMLKRYIEFICLREVKVPQFLLDTLNRLEKALGKPLTKEGQTVQPLLEFITPSFNLPQAPSLEQSQYIHQLYKLCLNKLIQQSETALDLQGIKLVGVYLAGLATGQPSQQYWQLVNVGLSHINELSITEARLRTLIQIETNIGKFLLQPASFKNSIADLADILCICISQEDDVSHHIREQLNIGDELLSDTQLQVLSRHLYGPDYETVHTISQLMTDEMAQIRNEIEYNHQNMSAEKTQELQQKLHQLSNVFKVLNLNEAARELTQQAEKLSQPNTLTDATSVQQLMNSILASMNSIGILERNYTSSRLQLRVNNMQISLDRLDEAHKALLTETKTLIDTLTQTLSLYIQDPAAHSLEALPEYLKELSGAALFLGSSAQQTALLGAAHFAQYRLAQNQSFDAEQINCILNVVAGLDLLVENLKNKQPVLQSMFDVALSNSQQLQTIAA
- a CDS encoding alpha/beta hydrolase; the encoded protein is MKQLIQQVQENVIKAKTLYQEFRLYDFASYSINYLTPKDTFDKEEHLAYGLKARQRLDLYRTQSPKKQRPLIVFVHGGSWQHGNKRDYLFVGESFAREGYDVAVINYHLAPEHIFPTFIDDIAQAIHYLSQNQGKLNISTDNIILMGHSAGAFNVMSVVYSAYSQNFKYKDKIRAIVGMAGPYHFDYKGDPLAEHAFDQKVSYQQVMPYYFIEPNQIKHYLLMAEQDQLVGKENSFDLDKALREKGNHSHIAVIPKTGHITIVATLASLMSHYFKTKRTILHFLDEALDS
- a CDS encoding BON domain-containing protein; translation: MLKRLSITLLCAASLSGCASFISGGTGTSPVGTNSGERSLGQIFIDSSIKRTANINLYKLDHRFKQSRINIESFHSNVLLTGQVPDPYLKQLAEDNLRSMSDVKAVHNYITVGDKVGYNTIMQDATVTANTRGLLMKAPVVSDSKVLVHTENGVLYVMGRLNTAESRDLDDVLQKVGNVTKIVTLIDNVDQPSGTVASSTAAAPMVGTATTQPLVETPVAIDPDQADPATITPTNP
- a CDS encoding YraN family protein — its product is MSQHRQDLGQWAEQAALTLLQSQQYECIERNYHSRYGEIDLIVKRDKQLVFVEVKARSRGSYAEACEVISLAQQRKIIKTAQCFLQKSPHYEEFDCRFDVICFDFPQKIAKTVQPDFSKLQYDQQWIEHAFTLD
- a CDS encoding penicillin-binding protein activator codes for the protein MYYKKYWLLLCLAACMSPVYADVLVILPESGTMARAGQSIKRGFLSAYTASGSKEKIIFVDSAKNNIDTIFKKRVNNKTRLIVGPLARPEIETVMQLNPAIPVLALNDVNSQTTNVWQFSLAKQHDAVALNQLLKKDKIKSLLVLRQAGTESATELFMMALMSEFGSDIHVVNERPKKLARREGLLLLGDQTWLEQLGPLPEKNIYATALSIEQDKSIPIGLSFCDTPALYNGQWADLVAAYKEQPENMAFQRLLAFGGDAWSISQQFLNSPDRHFSFEGRTGAIDVKDGKVYRQPYCYQQQKKGIQLLK
- the rsmI gene encoding 16S rRNA (cytidine(1402)-2'-O)-methyltransferase, which produces MSAQLFVVATPIGHLDDMTFRAIDILKSVSVVAAEDTRQSAQLFKHYNISTPLTACHDHNESNKIDQLLQKMLNGESVALISDAGTPLISDPGFKLVRAAQERGIRVIPVPGACAAIAALSAVGLPSDRFSFEGFLPSKASQRISQLEKLKDETQTLIFYEAPHRILACIQDMVQVFGEDRPVGFAREITKTFETIKKMTLKELVTLIENDHNQEKGEIVVVVGGASTEKDMEQDKLDALLKRLLQDLSVKAASQLAADLTGIKKKIAYQRALELTQQDQ
- the nudC gene encoding NAD(+) diphosphatase, yielding MTQLSLAYIFQHQKLLVDQNLQLPQVEKLASDLPIHHNDHVIARDLLENESIPEGYQLVPIRELIQSWSSSDFLQASRAVQLLEWRRNHKFCSHCGHATEIHPKEYAMVCPACAYHQYPRVQPCIITIITKGQDEVLLARSAHNKSNMYGLIAGFVEVGETLEEAVQREAFEEVGLKLKNIRYMSSQPWPFPSNLMIAFHAEYDSGDIQLQLEEISEAAFFKFDQLPEIPFKGSIAHNMIMQMIDNKKAS